Within Caulobacter segnis, the genomic segment GCCAGCAGGGCGGGGTCCAGCGGATCGATCGCGCCGTCCCTGAGCGCCTCGCAAAGCCTGGCGTTCAGCGCGGCGAAGTCGCCTGCCTGGCCCAGCAGGGCCGTCAGCCGTTCAACCGCCTCGGCCTCCAGTCGCGCGCCGTGCTCGGCCTCGCGGGCCAAGGTGGCGCGGGCGTTGTCGGTCACCCGGGCCAGGAAGGCCTGGCGGACGTCGCCGGGAAGGACGGGTTCCGCCTCGAAGGCGGCTACGGCTTCGGACAGTTCCGCGGCGGTGGGATGGGAGGTCATGCCGCCTCCATCAGGGCCACCAGGTCGATCTCGGTCTCGCTGGCGCGTCGGCCGATCATGGCGCGTTCGATCGAGCGGTCCGCGCCGGTGGCGAAGCTCTGGTACATCATCAGGCACATGACGCCCCATTTCAGCGAGCCCAGGGCCTGCCAGAACCGGACGCGGTCCAGCGCTATGTCGCCGCCGTGGCCGTCTAGCAGGTCGGCATAGTCGCCGAAGCCGCCGACGGGTTTCTTCCATTCGCCGAAGCGCCAGGAGTTGACGCAGATCCACCCCAGATCCTCCGCCGGGTCGCCCAGGTGGGCCAGCTCCCAATCCAGCACGCCGACCAGGCCGCCCTCGGGATGGATCATCAGATTGCCGTTGCGGAAGTCGCCATGCACCAGCACCGGCCGTTCGGGCGGCGGCGGCGCGATGGCCTCCAGCCAACGGAAGGCCGCCTCCAGGATCGGCCGCGCCGCGCCCATTTGCCGATAGACGGCCTCATAGCGCGCCAGCTCGCCGCGCGCGTCCGAGGTCGCCAGCGGCGGCAGGCCCTCGGTCGGGATGGCGTGGATCCTGGCCAGCACCTCGCCACAGCGGCGCGCCAGGCCCGGCCGGACGGCGGCGAAGGCTTCGTCGCGAACGATGCGGCGGCCCAGGGTCTCGCCCTCCAGGCGGCGCATGACATAGGCCTCGCCGAGATCGTCGCCCGGTTCGCAGACGTGGACAACGCGGGGCGCCGGCGCGCCAGCGGCGTCGGCGGCGCGGATCAGGGCGGCTTCGCCCGCCAGCGGCAGGGCGGTCTCGCGCGGGATGGCGCTGTCAGGCTGCCGGCGCAGGATCAGGGGCGTCGCGTCGTCCAGATCGAAGGCCCAGGTCTCCAGGCTGGCTCCGCCCGACAGGCGACGGGCGTTCAACGCGCGCGTCGCGGTCGGCGACAGGCGCGGGGCGAGGCGGTCGAGGGCGGCGGCGACGTCCATGGCGGAAAGCTTCCAGCCTTCACCCGACGTCAGGCAAGCCCTCTCACGCTTTACGGCGAGCCCGGCGCGCCTTACGCAACGAGGACTCAACTCTCGCTGTTTAGGATTACCAATGCCCTCCGGTCTTGCCGCGCTCCTCGATGACGTCGCGGCCATCACCAAGATCGCCGCCGCCTCGCTGGACGACGTGGGCGCGGCCGCGGGCAAGGCGGGCACCAAGGCCGTGGGCGTGGTGGTCGACGACGCGGCGGTCACGCCCGGCTACGCCATGGGCTTCACCCCCGACCGCGAGCTGCCGATCGTCTGGAAGATCGCCCTGGGCTCGCTGCGCAACAAGCTGCTGTTCCTGCTGCCCGGCGCGCTTCTGCTCAGCGCCTTCGCGCCGTGGGCCGTGACGCCGATCCTGATGGTCGGCGGCGCCTATCTGGCCTTCGAGGCCACCGAGAAGATCCTGGAGGCCTTCACCCCCGAGTCGGAGGGCGAGGCGGTCGAGGAACTGGCCCTGGCCGGCCCCGCCTTGGAGAAGCAGAAGGTCGACGGCGCGATCCGCACCGACCTGATCCTGTCCGGCGAGATCATGGCCATCGCCCTGGCCGAGGTCGCCCACCTGGACCTGGCGATGCAGGCGGCGGCGCTGGCCGTCGTCGGCGTGCTGCTGACCATCGGCGTCTATGGCGCGGTGGCCCTGATCGTGAAGATGGACGACATCGGGCTGCACCTGTCGCGCGGGAAGTCGCGCGGACTTCGTGGTTTCGGACGGGGGCTGGTCAAGGCCATGCCGTGGACCATGGAGGCCCTGACCCTGATCGGCACGGCGGCCATGCTGTGGGTCGGCGGCGGCATCATCGTCCACGGCCTGGAGACGTTCCACCTGACCCCCGTGCCGCACTGGGTCGAAGGTTTCTCGCACTGGGCCGGCCAGGTTCCGGGCGTGGGGGCGGTGACCGGCTGGCTGGCCTTCGCGCTGGGCTCCGCCGTGGTCGGCCTCGTCATCGGCGGCGTGCTGGCCGGCCTGATGCACCTCTGGCATCACCGCAAGGGCGCGGCGGCGGAGCACTAGGGACGGCAGCGGAACAGGCCCACCGCCTTGCCGATTTTCAAGACGCCGCCCTGGCGTTCGAAGGCGGCCCGCACGACGTCGGCGAGGGTGACCTGTGTCTCCTCCGGCGCGGCTTCCAGCGGCGGCATGCTGAGCAGGTAATCGATAACGTCCTGCGGATCGGTGCAGCTGAGGGCGTCAGGATAGGGGATCAACTCGACCTCGGCGAAGGCGCTGCGGAGCAGCGGCTCGGCGTCGGCCACATCGAGCGGCAGTTGATGAGGACTCGTATCGGGCAGCACCTGACGGCGCAGGTCGCCCAGTTCACGCATATTGTCACGACCGTTCAGAGCGATGAGCGCCACGCCGCCTGGCTTCAGGACGCGACGCAGTTCGGCGACGCCCTTCGCGGGATCGGGCAGGTGGTAGAGCATATGGATCGCCAGCGCCGTGTCGAACGCGCCGTCCTCGAACGGCAGGGCCGAGGCGTCGGCTATTTTGCCCTGGACATCATGCCAACGGCCGACGCTGCGCGCGGCCTCGACCGCCGTGGCGACCATGCCAGGCGACAGGTCCAGCAGGCGGATCGACAGGCTTGTCGGGAGGCGTGACGCTTCCGCGCGCCAGAAGGCGCCGGCTCCGCAGCCGGAATCGAGGCACGCGCCGCCGTCGGGCCAATGGCCGTGTTCGACCAGCCAGGGATACCAGTCGTCGCGGCCATACTTGCGGTGGAGGCGCGAGCGGGCTTCCAGCTTGGACGCGTCGCGGTATTGGCGGTCTCGGAGATATTCTTGATCCTTGGTCAGCATCACGGATCTCCAGGGTCTTGGCCTCAACCCGCCTCGTTCAGCGGCGAGGCCGGTTTCCAGTCGAACAGTTCCTGCAGCATCCGTAGGGCCTGGCCGCGCGGTGCGGCCAGCTCCGGGTCGCGGGCCAGGATCAGCCTCGCGTCATCCGCGGCGACGGCGATCAGGTCGCGGTGGGCGACGGGATCGGCCAGTCGGTAGGCCGGAAAGCCGCTCTGCTTGAGGCCCAGCGGGTCGCCGCCGCCGCGCAGCTCCAGATCCTTCTCGGCGATCTCGAAGCCGTCGTCGCTGCGACGCAGGATGTCCAGGCGCTGCTGGGCCACCTCGGACAGCGGCGGATCGTAGAGCAGCACGCATGAGCTCTCCCGCGCCCAGCGGCCGACCCGGCCGCGCAGCTGGTGCAGCTGGGCCAGGCCGAAGCGGTCGGCGTGCTCGATGACCATGATGCTGGCATTGGGGACATTGACCCCGACCTCGACCACCGTGGTGGCGACCAGCACGCTGACCTCGCCGTCGACGAAGCGTTGCATGACCGCGTCCTTCTCCGTCGCGGGCATCTGGCCGTGCACCAGGCCGACACCGGGCAGGTGGCGGGAGAGATCCGCGGCGCGGTCCTCGGCGGCGCGCAGGTCGACCTTGTCGGACTCGGCGACCAGAGGGCAGATCCAGAAGGCCTGGGCCCCGCCGGCGATGGCGCCGCGCAGGCGCTCGACGATCTCGGGCACGCGCGGCGTCGGCGCGGCGCGGGTGGCGACGGGCGTGCGGCCGGGTGGCTTCTCGTCGATGCGCGAAACGTCCAGATCGCCGAAGACGGTCAGCTCCAGGGTGCGCGGGATCGGCGTCGCCGACATGGCCAGCAGGTGGACCCCTTCGCCCTTGTCCTGGAGGCGGCGGCGCTCGTTGACGCCGAAGCGGTGCTGCTCGTCGATGATGGTCAGGGCCAGGCGATCGAACACGACGTCGTCCTGGAACAATGCGTGGGTGCCGACCGCGACCTGATGGGTTCCGTCCGCCAGGCCCAGCAGCTTGGCCGAGCGCCCAGCGCTCTTGTCGCGACCGGTCAGCAGAATCACCGACAGGCCCAGCGCCTGGAACGGCGCGGCGATGGTCTCGAAGTGCTGGCGGGCCAGGATCTCGGTCGGGGCCATCAGTGCAGACTGGAAGCCGGCGTCGGCGGCGTCGGCCATGGCCAGCATGGCCACCACGGTCTTGCCCGAGCCCACGTCGCCCTGCAGTAGCCGGCTCATCCGTTCGCCGGAGGCCATGTCGCCGCGAATTTCGGACAGGCTGCGGATCTGGGCGCCGGTCAGCTTGAAGGGCAGGGCCTTCTCGGCCGCGTCCGACAGGGCCCCAGACGGAATGCGCGGGCCAGGCGTGGAACGGCGCGAGGCCTTGCGCTGGGCCAGGGCCAGCTGGTGAGCCAGCAACTCGTCATAGGCCAGGCGGCGGCGCGGGCGGGCCAGGGGCGACAGGTCGGCCTCGCTGGTCGGGGCGTGCAGGGCGGCCAGCGCCTCGCGCCAGCCGGGCAGCTTCTCGCGCTCGCGCCAGGCGGCGTCCTGCCACTCCGGCAGCTGCGGCGCGCGCTCCAGGGCCTCGAGGGCGAACTTGCGGAAGGTGCGGGACGGCAGGCCGTGGGTGGCCGGATAGACGGTCTCGATCTCGGGAATGTCGCCGGCCCGCGCCTCGTCGACGATGTAGTCGGGGTGGGCGATCTGCAGTTCGGAGGCGTAACCATCGGCGCGCTCGAGCTTGCCACTGACCGCGCGACGCGCGCCCTTGGGATGCTGGCGCTCCAGGTGGGGCCCGTGGCCCTTGAACCAGATCAGGGTCAGAAAGCCGGTCCCGTCCCAGGCGCGGATCTTCCACGGCTGGCTGGGGCGTTGCGACGGAAAGTGGGCGTCGATGGTGACGATGAAGGTCTGGACCTGGCCCTCGACGGCCTGGTCCACCGTGGTCACGCTTCGCCGGATCAGGCCGGTCGGCGCCGTGAACAGCACATCGCGGGTGATCGGCCCGGCCAGTTTCTCGACCAGTGGCGCGACGCGGGGGCCCACGCCCTTGAGCGTGGACACCGAGGTGAACAGGGGAAAGAGAATCTCCGGGCGCATCTGACCGGACCATAGCCGGTCCCGCGCCCGGAGGCAGAGTCCTCGCTGAGGATCAGTCGCCCTGATTCATGACCGGCTGCAGGGCGATGACGATGTCCGAATATTCGTCGGCGCGCGAGGCGCCCGAGACGTTCAGACGCGTGTACAGCCAGGTCGCGCCGTGACGGGCATAGGCCTCGGACCAGCGGGCCTTGGAGTCGATCAGGTTGTTGGCCTCGCCCGCGTAGACGACAGTCCCCTTGGCGTCGACATACACGTAGTTCCCGGCGATCGTGGTGTTGGGATCACCGTTCTCGGCCAGCTTGTAGCGGTACACGGCGCCCGATGCGCCCTTGAGTTCGATGTAAGGCTTCACGCTGTCCTCGCCAATAAAAGCCACCCGGCGTAGGGCTTTTGGATTCAATTGTTTAGAGCGCGTGTGAGCAGCGAGGCCGCCTACGCATTCGCCTAACGCGCCAGCAGGACGTGAAGCGCGCCGTGGGCCAAATTATGGCTGGAGCACACCTGACCTGGCCAGGAACCGACGGGTCCGCTCCTCGCGCGGCGACGCGAGAAGCTGGCGGGACGGTCCTTGCTCCACGATCACGCCGCCGTCCATGAAAATCGTTCGGTCGGCCACATCTCTCGCGAAATCCATCTGATGGGTGACAATGACCATGGTGCGTTTCTCGGCCGCCAGGTCGCGGATCACGGCCAGCACTTCGCCCACCAGCTCGGGGTCCAGGGCCGAGGTCGGCTCGTCGAACAGGATCACCTCGGGGTCCATGGCCAGGGCGCGGGCGATGGCGCAGCGTTGCTGCTGGCCGCCGGAGAGGGCGCCGGGATAGGCGTCGGCGCGGCCGCCCAGCCCGACCTTGTCCAGCAGGGCGATTCCCTTGACGCGGGCCTCCGCGGGATCGGCCTTGCGGACGACGATCGGGCCCTCGATCACATTTTCCAGCGCTGTGCGGTGCGGGAAGAGGTTTAAGTTCTGAAAGACGAAGCCGACGCGGCCGTTCAGCGCCCGGGCCAGCGGAATCTTGCCGCCGTTCGTCACGCCCGCGATGGTCAGCGCGCCGCCGTTCAACGGCTCCAGCCCCGCCAGGCAGCGCAGCAGGGTGCTCTTGCCCGAGCCGCTGGGGCCGATCACGGCCACGACCTCCCCGGGCACGACGGTCAGGTCGACGCCCGCCAGGACGGGCGTGTCGCCGAAGCTCTTCCGGAGGTCCCTGGCGTCGATCGCGCTCATCGCCGGCCCTCCGAGGCGCGGCGCTCGAGGCGGCCTTGCACGGCCGCCAGGATCGTGGAGACGATCCAGTAGATGGCCGCCGCGGCCAGGTACATGGTGAAGATCTCGTAGGTGCGGGCGGTGATCAGCTGGGTCTGGCGGAACAGCTCCGGCACCTGGATGGTGGCGGCCAGGGAGGTGTCCTTGACCAGGCCGATGAAGCTGTTGGACAGCGGCGCCACGGCGGTGCGGGCCGCCTGGGGCAGGATCACCCGGCGCAGGGTTTGACCGCGACTCATGCCCAGCACGCTGGCGGCTTCCCACTGGCCCTTGTCGACCGCGGCGATGGCGCTGCGCAGGATCTCGCAGGCATAGGCGGCGATGTTCAGCGAGAAGCCGATCCCGGCGGCGGCCAGCGGCGGCATTTCCAGCCCGAACTGCGGCAGGCCGTAGTAGATCAGGAACAGCTGCACCAGGAGCGGCGTGCCCCGAAAGGCCGAAACATAGACCGCCGCCGGCCAGCGCAGCAGCGGCGTGCGCGACAGTCGCATCAGAGCCAGGCCGAAGCCCAGCACGACGCCCACGCCCATGCCGATGACGCTGAGCAGAACCGTGTAGCCGGCGCCTTTCAGCAGCAGGGGCGCGGACTGGCGCAGCAGGTCGAGACCAGTCTCCATGGGCCTAGCGGGTGACGTCCGCGCCGAACCACCGCTGCGAGATCGCCGTCAGTTCGCCGTTGGCGCGCAGGGCGTTGATGGCCTGGTCGATCACCACCTTCAGGCCGGGATCCTTCTTCATGGCCACGCCCGCGCCCTGGGCGGCGAACGGCGGGCCCGAAGCGACGAACTCCGGCGAGGTCTTGACGAAGTCGGCGGCGACCAGGCGGTCGTTCAGCACCGCGTCGATGCGGCCGGCGCGCAGGTCCTGGTACTTGGTTGGATCATCGTCATAGGTGCGTATGTCGGCCGTCGGCGCGTTGGCGCGGGCCCACTGCTCGTAGTTGGTGCCCAGGCCGACGCCGACCTTCTTGCCGGCCAGATCCTCGGGCTTCTCCAGGCCAGGCTTGTCCTTCAGCTTGATGATCTGGATGCCCGAGACCGTGTAGGGCTCGGAGAAGTCGTACTTGGCCTGGCGTTCGGGCGTGATGGTGATCTGGTTGATCACCACGTCGACGCGGCCCGATTCCAGCGCGCCCAGCAGGCCGGCGAACGGCGCGGGGCTGAACGCGGGCTTCACGCCCAACTGGGCGGCCAGGGCCTTGGCGAAGTCGACCTCGAAGCCGGCCAGCTGCCCGGACTTGTCCTGGAAGTTGAACGGCGGATAGGTGCCTTCCAGCCCGACGCGCAGGGTTCCGGACGCCTTGATCCGCTCCCAGCCGGTGGCGCCGGCCTTGGGCTTCTTGCCGCAGGCGGCGATCAGGGCGAGGCCAAGACCGGAAAGCACGGCGCGGCGGGCGGGGAATCGCATCGGAACGACCTTGGGGCGGAACAATCCGGCTCAGTTCTATACGGGACCGCGTCGTTCGCCAGCCCGAACAGCGCCTGGCGCGCCGCGCCGCGATCATGACCGCGATTTAAGCTGACCCGGAGCGCGAAGTCTGGACGCAGTCCCCGGTGCTTCCCCGCAACTGGAGACACGACCTTGAAGGCCCTGATTGTCTCGCTCGCCCTGCTGGCCGCCGCCCCGCTGTCCGCCCATGCCCAGACCGCGCCGGAGGCCGCCGCCAAGTCGCCCGACGTCGTCGCGCTCGAAGCGCTGAACGCCCAGTGGCTGACGGCCTACAAGACCCGGGACGCGGCGGCGCTGGACAGGATCCTAGGCGACGACTTCCAGGGCATCTATCCGAACGGCCGGATCATGACCAAGGGTGACGTGCTCAAGCTGGCGACCAATCCGGCGCGGACGATCGAGGCGGTGA encodes:
- the recG gene encoding ATP-dependent DNA helicase RecG, yielding MRPEILFPLFTSVSTLKGVGPRVAPLVEKLAGPITRDVLFTAPTGLIRRSVTTVDQAVEGQVQTFIVTIDAHFPSQRPSQPWKIRAWDGTGFLTLIWFKGHGPHLERQHPKGARRAVSGKLERADGYASELQIAHPDYIVDEARAGDIPEIETVYPATHGLPSRTFRKFALEALERAPQLPEWQDAAWREREKLPGWREALAALHAPTSEADLSPLARPRRRLAYDELLAHQLALAQRKASRRSTPGPRIPSGALSDAAEKALPFKLTGAQIRSLSEIRGDMASGERMSRLLQGDVGSGKTVVAMLAMADAADAGFQSALMAPTEILARQHFETIAAPFQALGLSVILLTGRDKSAGRSAKLLGLADGTHQVAVGTHALFQDDVVFDRLALTIIDEQHRFGVNERRRLQDKGEGVHLLAMSATPIPRTLELTVFGDLDVSRIDEKPPGRTPVATRAAPTPRVPEIVERLRGAIAGGAQAFWICPLVAESDKVDLRAAEDRAADLSRHLPGVGLVHGQMPATEKDAVMQRFVDGEVSVLVATTVVEVGVNVPNASIMVIEHADRFGLAQLHQLRGRVGRWARESSCVLLYDPPLSEVAQQRLDILRRSDDGFEIAEKDLELRGGGDPLGLKQSGFPAYRLADPVAHRDLIAVAADDARLILARDPELAAPRGQALRMLQELFDWKPASPLNEAG
- a CDS encoding class I SAM-dependent methyltransferase, whose product is MLTKDQEYLRDRQYRDASKLEARSRLHRKYGRDDWYPWLVEHGHWPDGGACLDSGCGAGAFWRAEASRLPTSLSIRLLDLSPGMVATAVEAARSVGRWHDVQGKIADASALPFEDGAFDTALAIHMLYHLPDPAKGVAELRRVLKPGGVALIALNGRDNMRELGDLRRQVLPDTSPHQLPLDVADAEPLLRSAFAEVELIPYPDALSCTDPQDVIDYLLSMPPLEAAPEETQVTLADVVRAAFERQGGVLKIGKAVGLFRCRP
- a CDS encoding DUF6285 domain-containing protein, whose product is MTSHPTAAELSEAVAAFEAEPVLPGDVRQAFLARVTDNARATLAREAEHGARLEAEAVERLTALLGQAGDFAALNARLCEALRDGAIDPLDPALLAHLRATAVGQIAIDQPGYGGLAALLAAEAY
- the tcyJ gene encoding cystine ABC transporter substrate-binding protein — encoded protein: MRFPARRAVLSGLGLALIAACGKKPKAGATGWERIKASGTLRVGLEGTYPPFNFQDKSGQLAGFEVDFAKALAAQLGVKPAFSPAPFAGLLGALESGRVDVVINQITITPERQAKYDFSEPYTVSGIQIIKLKDKPGLEKPEDLAGKKVGVGLGTNYEQWARANAPTADIRTYDDDPTKYQDLRAGRIDAVLNDRLVAADFVKTSPEFVASGPPFAAQGAGVAMKKDPGLKVVIDQAINALRANGELTAISQRWFGADVTR
- a CDS encoding amino acid ABC transporter ATP-binding protein, which gives rise to MSAIDARDLRKSFGDTPVLAGVDLTVVPGEVVAVIGPSGSGKSTLLRCLAGLEPLNGGALTIAGVTNGGKIPLARALNGRVGFVFQNLNLFPHRTALENVIEGPIVVRKADPAEARVKGIALLDKVGLGGRADAYPGALSGGQQQRCAIARALAMDPEVILFDEPTSALDPELVGEVLAVIRDLAAEKRTMVIVTHQMDFARDVADRTIFMDGGVIVEQGPSRQLLASPREERTRRFLARSGVLQP
- a CDS encoding DUF808 domain-containing protein; protein product: MPSGLAALLDDVAAITKIAAASLDDVGAAAGKAGTKAVGVVVDDAAVTPGYAMGFTPDRELPIVWKIALGSLRNKLLFLLPGALLLSAFAPWAVTPILMVGGAYLAFEATEKILEAFTPESEGEAVEELALAGPALEKQKVDGAIRTDLILSGEIMAIALAEVAHLDLAMQAAALAVVGVLLTIGVYGAVALIVKMDDIGLHLSRGKSRGLRGFGRGLVKAMPWTMEALTLIGTAAMLWVGGGIIVHGLETFHLTPVPHWVEGFSHWAGQVPGVGAVTGWLAFALGSAVVGLVIGGVLAGLMHLWHHRKGAAAEH
- the tcyL gene encoding cystine ABC transporter permease; its protein translation is METGLDLLRQSAPLLLKGAGYTVLLSVIGMGVGVVLGFGLALMRLSRTPLLRWPAAVYVSAFRGTPLLVQLFLIYYGLPQFGLEMPPLAAAGIGFSLNIAAYACEILRSAIAAVDKGQWEAASVLGMSRGQTLRRVILPQAARTAVAPLSNSFIGLVKDTSLAATIQVPELFRQTQLITARTYEIFTMYLAAAAIYWIVSTILAAVQGRLERRASEGRR
- a CDS encoding nuclear transport factor 2 family protein is translated as MKALIVSLALLAAAPLSAHAQTAPEAAAKSPDVVALEALNAQWLTAYKTRDAAALDRILGDDFQGIYPNGRIMTKGDVLKLATNPARTIEAVSWEDVKIVVIGDVAVLRARTRMSGKGADGPFASLNDFADVYVKRGGAWKAISAHVVRVE
- a CDS encoding phosphotransferase family protein translates to MDVAAALDRLAPRLSPTATRALNARRLSGGASLETWAFDLDDATPLILRRQPDSAIPRETALPLAGEAALIRAADAAGAPAPRVVHVCEPGDDLGEAYVMRRLEGETLGRRIVRDEAFAAVRPGLARRCGEVLARIHAIPTEGLPPLATSDARGELARYEAVYRQMGAARPILEAAFRWLEAIAPPPPERPVLVHGDFRNGNLMIHPEGGLVGVLDWELAHLGDPAEDLGWICVNSWRFGEWKKPVGGFGDYADLLDGHGGDIALDRVRFWQALGSLKWGVMCLMMYQSFATGADRSIERAMIGRRASETEIDLVALMEAA